One window from the genome of Vespula pensylvanica isolate Volc-1 chromosome 11, ASM1446617v1, whole genome shotgun sequence encodes:
- the LOC122632926 gene encoding sodium-independent sulfate anion transporter, translated as MSFLRENVHERTPLLTPRRSSITSTNIKEILVRRIPILKWLPNYNWGKCLQDILAGFTVGLTVIPQGIAYATVALLPPQYGLYSSFMGCFVYLVFGSTKEVTVGPTAIMALLSQHHVKTLGEDIAVLISFLSGCIITAMGILQLGFLVDFISMPVICGFSNAAAIIIAASQLGTLLGISGKSDSFIDSISKIINHYNSITLWDTLLGVTTIILLVCLKNLPGKKRGTTFQKIMWLICLARNAVVVIMGIVLVFALSLYDLKPFKITGNITKGLPPFSPPPFSIDTSNKTYHFPELIQELGSTIASIPLIAILESVAIAKAFAKGKTLDATQEMFAVGLCNVIGSFVRSMPTTGSFTRTAVNNASGVKTPMGGIITGLLVLLACGLLTSIFQLIPKATLAAVIIVAMYYMFEVDIFSTLWRTKRIDLIPLIVTLICCLGLSLEYGMIVGIVINLIHLLYLAARPGLLIEERVVDDMTVLFVLPKQSLSFPAAEYLREQVLEWCHKCTKSIPVIIDGRNVLRIDATVAKNLTLLHVDLETRQQKLIFWNWSEEMKSILTNYDSSLSLSFKNCGSILQIFTNTVL; from the exons ATGTCGTTTCTTAGAGAGAATGTTCATGAAAGAACGCCATTGTTAACACCGA GGAGAAGTTCTATCACATCGACTAACATCAAGGAAATCCTTGTTCGAAGGATACCGATTTTAAAATGGTTGCCAAATTACAACTGGGGGAAATGTTTGCAAGATATTTTGGCGGGATTCACAGTTGGATTAACAGTCATACCACAAGGTATAGCTTATGCAACAGTCGCTCTTCTTCCACCTCAG TATGGGTTGTATAGCAGTTTTATGGGATGTTTCGTATATCTAGTGTTTGGTAGCACAAAAGAAGTAACCGTGGGTCCTACGGCCATAATGGCTTTACTATCTCAACATCATGTTAAAACATTAGGAGAAGATATTGct gttcttatatcttttttatcaggATGCATAATAACAGCAATGGGAATATTACAGCTTGGTTTTCTTGTCGATTTTATAAGCATGCCAGTGATTTGTGGTTTTTCGAATGCTGCAGCGATCATCATAGCAGCTTCACAATTAGGTACACTTCTTGGTATAAGTGGTAAAAGCGATTCCTTCATCGATTCGATctctaaaataattaatcactATAATAGTATTACATTATGGGATACTCTTCTTGGTGTAACAACGATAATACTGTTAGTATGTTTAAAG aaTTTGCCTGGTAAGAAGAGAGGTACTACGTTCCAAAAAATTATGTGGCTAATCTGTTTGGCAAGAAACGCAGTGGTCGTTATCATGGGTATAGTTTTGGTTTTTGCTTTATCTTTATATGACCTGAAACCTTTCAAGATTACCGGGAACATCACAAAAGGTCTACCGCCTTTCAGTCCACCACCATTTTCTATAGACACCAGCAACAAAACCTATCATTTTCCTGAATTGATTCAAGAACTTGGTAGTACTATCGCATCGATACCATTGATCGCTATTTTGGAAAGTGTCGCTATAGCTAAGGCTTTCG CAAAAGGAAAGACTTTGGATGCAACGCAAGAAATGTTTGCGGTTGGACTTTGCAATGTTATTGGAAGTTTCGTTAGATCGATGCCAACGACCGGTAGTTTTACAAGAACCGCAGTGAACAATGCATCTGGCGTGAAAACTCCAATGGGTGGTATAATAACCGGTCTTTTAGTGTTACTAGCATGTGGACTTTTAACTTCGATCTTCCAGTTAATTCCAAAAGCCACTTTAGCTGCTGTAATAATTGTTGCTATGTATTACATGTTTGAAGTGGACATATTTTCAACTCTTTGGCGTACGAAAA GAATTGATCTTATACCTTTGATAGTTACTTTGATATGTTGTCTGGGTCTTAGTTTGGAATATGGCATGATAGTTGGAATTGTTATAAATCTTATTCACCTTCTTTACCTTGCGGCCAGACCGGGTCTATTGATCGAGGAACGCGTTGTCGACGATATGACCGTTTTATTCGTCTTGCCCAAGCAATCGTTGAGTTTTCCAGCTGCAGAATACTTAAGAGAACAAGTGTTGGAGTG GTGTCATAAATGTACCAAAAGTATACCTGTGATAATAGACGGACGTAATGTTCTGAGAATCGACGCAACAGTCGCCAAAAATCTTACTCTACTTCACGTTGATTTGGAAACTAGACAACAAAAGTTGATCTTTTGGAATTGGTCGGaggaaatgaaaagtattttGACAAATTACGATTCCTCTTTgtcattatcatttaaaaattgtgGCAGTATACTTCAGATATTTACGAATACGGTGCTCTGA
- the LOC122632927 gene encoding uncharacterized protein LOC122632927, producing the protein MGARRLGYGGSRGNAGLLKERANLSFMLVIMFFAVFGLIVLTEIFLIDERRGVNLSGTGALGGHRNGHRLAAAPDRPDYGEIGAEDYVGLKGTFDDHIGLLVHGEEGGQKAAIHADPRVLPSLPPSLEARLPQLDQSLRVTHAEWLPVTNTRFKFFVYSAYYDDRVAGNSASGKVNKGIVRVISATKTRGPERVWCRLWYRQQNSGNVTASVTVAAKVKVIRENWNLKYSACFVICPLPKESIMADSIPEAVSVVARLRASPTNRILVLNRPEDRLKDREPLAVCVKPLHYDYNRVLQLVEFIELYRLLGATHVTLYNDTVGSETDCALKYYENKGLVTILPWHRLDMISQREIRTEGLFAALNDCLYRSMYKYEYVALVDLDEFIIPRHNDTIVDLIRWMSNRINTKSTGAYSFQNAFFYLQWADDPFVVMSKTPTEAGLITLRKTRRRTKLHPHKQRSKYVCKPQGVVEAGNHFVWEFIPGHGTLNMPLDAAILHHYRVCEFGGDDCVKTPSVVDRTAYKYKDRLADNADRTWIELSNECTLPELDPVPIMTPRIKTSPLGKSVR; encoded by the exons ATGGGTGCCCGACGATTAGGCTACGGTGGGAGTCGAGGAAACGCCGGGTTACTGAAGGAAAGGGCAAACCTGTCCTTCATGCTGGTAATCATGTTCTTCGCCGTTTTCGGTTTGATCGTTCTCACAGAGATATTTCTGATCGACGAAAGACGCGGTGTAAATCTCAGCGGTACAGGTGCATTAGGTGGTCACAGAAACGGACATCGTTTGGCGGCGGCACCAGATCGTCCGGATTACGGAGAGATCGGA GCTGAAGACTACGTCGGCTTAAAGGGTACCTTCGATGATCATATCGGTTTATTGGTTCACGGTGAGGAAGGCGGACAGAAGGCAGCGATTCACGCAGATCCGAGGGTCCTACCAAGCTTACCACCTAGTTTGGAAGCTCGTTTACCGCAATTAGACCAAAGCTTGAGGGTCACGCATGCCGAGTGGTTACCAGTTACCAATACCAG ATTCAAATTCTTCGTTTATTCGGCATACTACGATGATAGAGTAGCTGGTAACAGTGCATCTGGGAAAGTTAATAAGGGGATAGTACGAGTAATAAGTGCAACAAAAACTCGAGGTCCGGAACGAGTATGGTGCAGACTTTGGTATCGTCAGCAAAACAGTGGGAATGTAACGGCCTCGGTAACAGTTGCTGCTAAAGTGAAG GTGATCAGAGAAAATTGGAATTTGAAATATAGCGCCTGCTTCGTTATCTGCCCTTTACCAAAGGAATCGATCATGGCTGACAGTATACCGGAAGCCGTTAGCGTCGTAGCTAGATTAAGAGCTTCTCCAACCAATCGAATCCTCGTTTTGAATCGACCTGAGGATAGGTTAAAGGACAGAGAACCATTAGCAGTTTGTGTGAAACCTTTGCATTACGATTACAATCGG GTATTGCAATTGGTAGAATTTATCGAGCTCTACAGATTACTTGGTGCAACTCACGTTACTCTTTACAACGATACCGTTGGTTCCGAAACTGATTGTGCCCTCAAGTATTACGAGAATAAAGGTCTTGTAACTATTTTACCTTGGCACCGTTTGGATATGATATCTCAGCGAGAGATACGAACGGAAGGACTTTTCGCGGCTTTGAACGATTGTCTTTATCGGTCcatgtataaatatgaatacgTAGCGCTCGTCGATCTCGATGAGTTCATCATACCACGTCACAATGACACCATAGTCGATCTTATAAG GTGGATGAGCAATCGTATAAATACCAAATCAACGGGAGCTTATTCCTTTCAAAAtgcatttttctatttacaatGGGCGGACGATCCGTTCGTAGTGATGAGCAAAACACCGACTGAAGCTGGCCTGATCACGTTAAGAAAAACTAGACGAAGAACCAAGTTACATCCACACAAGCAACGATCGAAATACGTTTGCAAGCCTCAGGGAGTCGTTGAAGCTGGCAATCATTTCGTTTGGGAGTTCATACCTGGGCATGGTACATTGAACATGCCTTTGGATGCTGCTATATTACATCATTATCGAGTATGCGAGTTTGGTGGCGATGATTGCGTTAAAACACCTTCGGTGGTCGACAGAACGGCCTACAAATACAAGGATAGGCTAGCAGACAACGCCGATAGAACTTGGATAGAGCTTAGTAACGAATGTACCTTGCCTGAATTGGATCCCGTGCCAATAATGACGCCACGAATAAAAACTAGTCCATTGGGGAAGTCAGTTAGGTAG